One part of the Aurantibacillus circumpalustris genome encodes these proteins:
- a CDS encoding GNAT family N-acetyltransferase encodes MQIFLKTERLILREILPSDEMEMFELDSDKDVHKYLGNQPFTRIDDSREIISFIRKQYEDAGIGRWAVINKTTNEFMGWAGLKLVKDLTNYHINYYDLGYRFIKRYWGNGYATEAAKAIISYGFSQMKLNEIYAMADVNNLKSIKVLEKSGLIYVEDFDFQKEPHVWYKISKP; translated from the coding sequence ATGCAAATTTTCCTTAAAACGGAACGCCTTATTTTAAGAGAAATTCTTCCAAGTGATGAAATGGAAATGTTTGAACTAGATTCTGATAAAGATGTTCACAAATACCTGGGAAATCAACCATTCACAAGAATTGACGACAGCAGAGAAATTATCAGTTTTATTCGAAAACAATATGAAGATGCTGGTATTGGACGTTGGGCGGTAATAAACAAAACAACAAATGAATTTATGGGTTGGGCTGGACTTAAACTCGTAAAAGATTTAACCAACTATCATATTAATTATTATGATTTAGGGTATCGTTTCATTAAACGGTACTGGGGAAATGGTTATGCAACTGAAGCAGCAAAAGCAATTATTTCTTATGGGTTTAGTCAAATGAAATTAAATGAAATTTACGCCATGGCAGACGTAAATAATTTAAAATCAATAAAAGTGCTTGAGAAATCTGGATTAATTTACGTAGAGGATTTCGATTTTCAGAAAGAGCCGCATGTTTGGTATAAAATTAGTAAGCCTTAA
- a CDS encoding cold-shock protein, whose translation MSKSQETYSKKEKEKKKQLKRKEKEEKREERKANSKKGKSFEDMIAYVDENGQLSSTPPDPNKRKVINLEDIQLGARVEQAIEPADILRKGKITFYNSEKGYGFIKDERSQDSVFFHVNGLNGPVKENDKVNFETEMGQKGMVAIKVTVII comes from the coding sequence ATGAGTAAATCACAAGAAACATACAGTAAAAAAGAAAAAGAAAAAAAGAAACAATTAAAGCGCAAAGAGAAGGAAGAGAAAAGAGAAGAACGGAAAGCTAACTCCAAAAAAGGAAAAAGTTTTGAAGACATGATAGCATATGTAGATGAGAATGGTCAATTATCATCCACACCTCCTGATCCAAACAAAAGAAAAGTAATTAATCTAGAGGACATTCAGTTAGGAGCCCGTGTAGAGCAAGCTATTGAACCTGCTGACATATTAAGAAAGGGTAAAATAACTTTTTATAATAGCGAAAAGGGTTACGGTTTTATTAAGGATGAGCGTTCTCAAGACAGCGTGTTTTTTCACGTAAATGGTTTAAATGGCCCTGTTAAAGAAAATGACAAAGTTAATTTTGAGACAGAAATGGGTCAAAAAGGCATGGTAGCTATTAAAGTTACCGTGATCATATAA
- a CDS encoding SRPBCC family protein encodes MKNFDWTGFSLKILVKAKLNTVYDAWTKSGEAEKWFLKKANYLDKERKALEKNVATEKGNLYEWSWYLHDVVERGRVLEANGLDHFQFTFAGDCIVDVKLSEKDGNVLVELSQKDIPTDEDSKKEVRLGCHDGWSFYLVNLKSICEGGLDLRNKNEMYKRMVNN; translated from the coding sequence ATGAAAAATTTTGACTGGACTGGCTTTTCCCTCAAAATATTGGTGAAAGCAAAACTAAATACTGTTTACGATGCCTGGACTAAGTCAGGAGAAGCTGAAAAGTGGTTTCTTAAAAAAGCGAACTATCTTGATAAGGAACGAAAAGCATTGGAGAAAAATGTGGCAACTGAAAAGGGGAACTTATATGAATGGAGTTGGTATTTGCATGATGTTGTTGAGCGAGGAAGAGTGTTAGAAGCAAATGGACTAGATCATTTTCAGTTTACATTTGCCGGAGATTGCATTGTTGATGTGAAGCTTTCTGAAAAGGACGGAAACGTACTAGTAGAGTTGTCACAAAAAGATATCCCTACAGATGAAGATTCAAAAAAGGAAGTAAGGTTGGGATGTCACGACGGTTGGTCATTTTATTTGGTGAATTTAAAATCGATTTGTGAGGGTGGTTTAGATCTAAGAAATAAAAATGAAATGTATAAGCGAATGGTAAATAATTAA